The following coding sequences are from one Humulus lupulus chromosome X, drHumLupu1.1, whole genome shotgun sequence window:
- the LOC133806105 gene encoding 3-hydroxy-3-methylglutaryl-coenzyme A reductase 1-like: MAYVMTVREMPLELQGDISTLDLEIKHEVRKDMRPGFHISEDGVLGFKGRICVPDDVEIKKQIFYEAHNAPYAMHPDATNYVFPQIMSRDFTGLLRNACWVRPDSGGDRGSIVARWVRVFGADGDYGGLFDCEYKRACKAIHLSGGATSVLLRDAMTRAPVVRFNSAKRASELKFFLEDPENFETLSIVFNSSQLPMSFSSTSFIFFYYMTGNFCSDKKPAAVNWIEGLGKSVVCKAVINEEVVKKVLKTNIHALVELNMLKNLAGFAIAGALSGYNAHASNIVSAVFIATGQDPAQNIESSHCITMMEAINNGKDLHVSVTMPSIEVGIVGGGTQLTSQSACLNLLGVKGASKESPGANSRLLATIVAGSVLAGELSLMSAGQLAKSHMKYNRSSKDMSKVTC, translated from the exons ATGGCGTACGTGATGACAGTGCGGGAAATGCCCTTGGAACTGCAAGGTGACATCTCTACGTTGGATCTCGAG ATCAAACATGAGGTGAGGAAGGATATGCGACCAGGATTCCACATATCGGAAGATGGGGTGTTAGGATTTAAAGGTAGAATTTGTGTTCCCGATGATGTAGAGATTAAGAAACAAATCTTCTACGAGGCACACAATGCCCCTTACGCAATGCACCCTGATGCCACAAATTATGTTTTTCCACAAATTATGTCAAGAGATTTTACGGGAC TGCTGCGAAATGCCTGTTGGGTACGTCCAGATTCTGGTGGGGATCGCGGGTCCATTGTTGCTCGATGGGTTCGAGTATTCGGTGCCGATGGCGACTACGGAGGGTTGTTTGATTGCGAGTACAAAAGAGCTTGCAAGGCTATCCATTTGTCTGGTGGGGCTACCAGCGTGTTGTTGAGGGATGCCATGACCAGAGCACCGGTTGTGAGGTTTAATTCCGCCAAGAGAGCTTCCGAGTTGAAGTTCTTCTTAGAGGACCCTGAAAATTTCGAGACGCTTTCCATCGTCTTTAACAG TTCACAGCTTCCTATGTCATTCTCTAGTACCAGTTTCATATTTTTCTACTATATGACAGGCAACTTTTGTTCGGACAAGAAACCTGCTGCTGTAAACTGGATCGAAGGGCTTGGAAAATCAGTTGTTTGCAAGGCAGTAATCAACGAAGAGGTGGTGAAGAAGGTTTTGAAAACAAACATCCATGCTCTTGTAGAGCTTAACATGCTTAAGAACCTTGCTGGCTTTGCCATTGCTGGTGCTCTCAGTGGATACAATGCTCATGCCAGCAACATAGTATCTGCAGTATTTATAGCCACAGGCCAAGATCCAGCACAAAACATAGAGAGCTCTCACTGCATTACCATGATGGAAGCTATCAACAACGGCAAGGATCTTCATGTCTCTGTGACTATGCCTTCAATAGAG GTGGGTATAGTAGGAGGTGGGACACAACTCACTTCTCAATCTGCATGCCTGAACTTGCTTGGCGTGAAAGGTGCAAGCAAAGAGTCCCCAGGAGCTAACTCTAGACTACTGGCCACCATTGTAGCTGGTTCGGTGTTAGCAGGTGAGCTCTCTTTGATGTCTGCTGGGCAGCTTGCCAAGAGTCACATGAAATACAATAGATCCAGCAAAGACATGTCAAAAGTTACATGCTAA